A single Osmerus mordax isolate fOsmMor3 chromosome 7, fOsmMor3.pri, whole genome shotgun sequence DNA region contains:
- the mapre1b gene encoding microtubule-associated protein RP/EB family member 1b has product MAVNVYSTSVTSDNLSRHDMLAWINESLQINLTKIELLCSGAAYCQFMDMLFPGCVPLKKVKFAAKLEHEFIHNYKILQASFKRMGVDKIIPVDKLIKGKFQDNFEFVQWFKKFFDANYDGKDYDPVEARQGQDTMPMPSPAMSALNKPKKILNAAPQRAAVAKVAPKMAPGLARRPGVGGGDEERAELIQEVNILKSTIQDMEKERDFYFGKLRNIELICQEKEGEGDPTLQRIIDILYATDEGFVIPDAESEEQEEF; this is encoded by the exons ATGGCTGTGAACGTGTACTCGACATCGGTAACTAGCGACAATCTGAGTCGTCATGACATGCTGGCCTGGATCAACGAGTCCCTACAGATCAACCTCACCAAGATCGAGCTGCTGTGTTCAG gtgctGCCTATTGCCAGTTTATGGACATGCTCTTCCCTGGCTGTGTGCCTCTGAAGAAAGTGAAGTTTGCTGCCAAGCTCGAACACGAGTTCATTCATAACTACAAGATACTGCAGGCCAGCTTCAAAAGGATGGGCGTTGACAAG ATCATCCCAGTGGACAAGTTGATAAAGGGGAAGTTCCAGGACAACTTTGAGTTTGTCCAGTGGTTCAAAAAGTTCTTTGACGCCAATTATGACGGTAAGGATTACGACCCCGTGGAGGCGCGCCAGGGTCAGGACACCATGCCCATGCCCAGCCCAGCCATGTCTGCTCTCAACAAGCCCAAGAAGATCCTCAATGCAG CTCCCCAGAGGGCCGCGGTTGCCAAGGTAGCACCCAAGATGGCGCCGGGATTGGCACGGAGACCAGGGGtcggtggaggagatgaggagagggcagagcttATCCAGGAG gtcAACATTCTAAAGTCCACCATCCAggacatggagaaagagagggacttttattttggaaAACTGAGGAACATCGAGCTCATCTgccaagagaaggagggagaaggagacccAACACTGCAGAGGATCATAGACATTCTCTATGCCACAGAt GAGGGCTTTGTCATACCGGACGCCGAAtcagaagagcaggaggagttcTAA